From the Theobroma cacao cultivar B97-61/B2 chromosome 2, Criollo_cocoa_genome_V2, whole genome shotgun sequence genome, one window contains:
- the LOC18607804 gene encoding cruciferin CRU4, giving the protein MQKAMNMDLSPKFPRTFAEGEGGGYYNWASADSPVLREAKVAAGKLVLKPRGFALPHYADCSKVGYVLEGNCGVGLTLAADLKDKMAFIGLKKGNIIPVPSGSVSWWYNYGNSDVVIVFLGDATKAYVPGEITYFLLAGPQGHLAAFSPEFIARTYHVSVEKAQKLADSQKSVLSTKLGQEEAEGIPKPSEDLVNLWTQNIDSSSPDVQVKNGGKSTTLTGIQFPFLGEVGLNVTRLVLEPNATRAPAYASDAQVFYIAKGSGQVQIVGLQGKLCLNTIVETGQIFVVPSFFMVTFSANGEGMESVSIVTSPRRVTGELASKNSVLNTIPSILQVSLNLTPELNQHFRRMIETGTIIAPPMNLDHA; this is encoded by the exons ATGCAAAAAGCTATGAACATGGACTTATCTCCCAAGTTTCCCCGAACATTTGCTGAGGGAGAAGGCGGTGGATACTACAACTGGGCAAGTGCTGACTCTCCGGTGCTCCGAGAGGCCAAAGTTGCTGCCGGTAAGCTTGTTTTGAAGCCTCGGGGTTTCGCTCTTCCCCATTATGCGGATTGCTCCAAAGTCGGTTATGTTCTTGAAG GTAATTGTGGAGTAGGATTGACATTAGCGGCCGACCTAAAGGATAAGATGGCTTTCATAGGCCTTAAGAAAGGTAACATAATACCAGTTCCATCTGGATCAGTTTCATGGTGGTATAATTATGGAAATTCCGATGTGGTTATAGTATTCCTGGGTGATGCTACTAAGGCCTATGTTCCTGGTGAAATTACCTACTTCTTGTTAGCTGGACCTCAGGGTCACTTGGCAGCTTTCTCTCCTGAATTCATAGCAAGAACTTACCATGTCAGTGTAGAAAAAGCACAAAAGCTTGCCGATAGCCAAAAGAGCGTTTTAAGCACGAAGCTTGGCCAGGAAGAAGCAGAAGGCATCCCGAAGCCTTCCGAGGACCTCGTAAACCTTTGGACCCAGAACATCGATAGTTCATCTCCTGATGTTCAAGTCAAGAATGGAGGCAAATCCACCACGCTGACAGGAAttcaatttccttttcttggaGAAGTCGGGCTGAATGTAACTCGCTTAGTACTTGAACCCAATGCCACTCGAGCACCGGCCTATGCATCTGATGCACAAGTGTTCTACATTGCAAAAGGAAGTGGTCAAGTACAAATAGTCGGTCTTCAAGGCAAGCTTTGTTTGAACACCATAGTTGAGACTGGCCAAATATTTGTTGTGCCAAGTTTTTTCATGGTCACCTTCTCAGCGAATGGAGAAGGAATGGAGTCGGTCTCTATTGTAACATCTCCACG ACGTGTCACCGGCGAATTAGCCAGTAAAAATTCGGTTCTGAATACAATTCCCTCAATTCTGCAAGTCAGCCTTAATCTGACCCCGGAGCTTAATCAACATTTCCGGCGGATGATAGAAACTGGCACAATCATTGCCCCTCCAATGAACTTGGACCACGCTTAA